The proteins below are encoded in one region of Opisthocomus hoazin isolate bOpiHoa1 chromosome 24, bOpiHoa1.hap1, whole genome shotgun sequence:
- the BTG4 gene encoding protein BTG4, protein MKDEIAATVFFITRLVKREDKLSKHKMEKFAAKLTTILFEKYKNHWYLDNPSRGQAFRCIRINKHQTRDPLLEQACVESNVDFNKLGLPKEMTLWVDPFEVCCRYGEKNRPFTIAHFEGDENPEIPQQISYAVDRAALDYHSGISSDEESFIKEPKAIPTVSNPNSVYQFSDYCKAPIQPWSQYLHRKAYMSDGSYYAQHRGYKVYRPTAAFTGPRVDRYHWINTKW, encoded by the exons atgaaagatgaaattGCTGCCACAGTCTTCTTCATCACAAGGCTAGTGAAACGGGAAGACAAACTGAGCAAGCATAAAATGGAGAAATTTGCAGCTAAGCTGACGACAATACTGTTTGAAAAGTATAAGAATCACTGGTACTTGGACAATCCATCCAGAGGACAAGCCTTCAG ATGTATAAGGATAAACAAACATCAGACAAGAGATCCActgctggagcaggcttgtgTGGAGAGTAATGTGGACTTCAATAAGCTTGGTTTGCCAAAAGAGATGACACTATGGGTTGATCCATTTGAGGTGTGTTGCAG ATACGGTGAGAAGAACCGGCCTTTCACAATTGCGCACTTTGAAGGAGATGAAAACCCCGAGATTCCGCAGCAGATCAGCTACGCTGTTGATAGAGCAGCACTAGACTATCACTCTGGCATTTCCTCAGATGAGGAGAGCTTCATCAAAGAGCCGAAAGCCATTCCTACTGTCAGCAATCCTAATAGTGTCTACCAG TTCAGTGACTACTGCAaggcacccatacagccctggtCTCAGTATCTTCATAGGAAGGCCTATATGAGTGATGGCTCATACTATGCCCAGCACAGGGGTTACAAAGTCTACAGGCCAACAGCTGCTTTCACAGGACCCCGTGTTGATAGATATCACTGGATCAATACCAAGTGGTAG